One Diospyros lotus cultivar Yz01 chromosome 1, ASM1463336v1, whole genome shotgun sequence genomic window carries:
- the LOC127791450 gene encoding probable NOT transcription complex subunit VIP2 isoform X1 produces MSGLLNSSLNGSTSNIPESTGRSFATSFSAQSGAASPVFHHTGTIQGLHNIHGSFNVPTMPGTLASRNSTINNVPSSGVQQPAGSLSSGRFASNNLPIALSQISHGSSHGHSGVTNRGGMSVVGSPGYSSGTNGVGGSIPGILPTSAAIGNRGAVPGMGVPPILGNAGSRITTSMGNVVGGGNIGRNMSSGGGLSVPGLASRLNLTANSGSGNLSMQGPNRLMSGMLQHVSPQVISMLGNSYPTAAGPLSQSHVQAVNNLSSMGMLNDVNSNDGSPFDLNDFPQLSSRPSSSGGPQGQLGSLRKQGIGVSPVVQQNQEFSIQNEDFPALPGFKGGNAEYAMDLHQKEQLHDSTVSMMQSQHFSMGRSGGFNLGGAYSSHRPQQQHAPSVSSSGVSFSGVNNQDLLHLHGSDMFQSSHSSYHSQTGGPPGIGLRPVNSPNTVSGMASYDQLIQQYQQHQNQNQFRLQMSGISQSYRDQGVKSMQASQAATDPFGLLGLLSVIKMSDPDLTSLALGIDLTTLGLNLNSTENLHKTFGSPWSDEPAKGEPEFNVPQCYYAKQPPPLNQSYFAKFPVDTLFYIFYSMPKDEAQLYAANELYNRGWFYHREVHLWFTRVSNVEPLVKTNTYERGSYICFDPNTWETIRKDNFVLHYEMLEKRPAIPPQVQH; encoded by the exons TCATCTCTGAATGGATCGACCTCAAATATTCCAGAGAGTACTGGGAGGTCTTTTGCTACATCTTTCTCTGCTCAATCTGGTGCTGCATCCCCTGTTTTTCATCACACAG GAACCATTCAAGGGCTGCACAATATACATGGGAGCTTTAATGTTCCCACCATGCCTGGCACGCTTGCATCTAGAAACTCTACGATAAATAATGTTCCTTCAAGTGGAGTTCAACAACCTGCTGGAAGCCTTTCTAGTGGTCGTTTTGCCTCGAACAATCTCCCTATTGCCCTTTCTCAG ATATCTCATGGCAGCTCACATGGTCATTCAGGGGTGACAAACAGAGGTGGAATGAGTGTTGTTGGAAGCCCTGGGTATAGTAGTGGCACAAATGGAGTTGGTGGTTCTATTCCTGGGATTCTTCCAACCTCTGCTGCAATTGGCAACCGTGGTGCTGTTCCAGGAATGGGAGTACCTCCAATTCTTGGAAATGCAGGATCTCGAATTACAACCTCAATGGGAAACGTAGTCGGTGGGGGCAACATTGGGAGGAACATGAGCTCTGGTGGGGGATTATCTGTGCCTGGTCTTGCTTCTCGCCTAAATCTAACTGCCAACAGTGGTTCAGGGAATTTAAGCATGCAAGGTCCAAATAGATTGATGAGTGGCATGCTTCAACATG TTTCTCCACAGGTGATTTCCATGCTAGGAAATTCTTATCCAACTGCTGCTGGCCCACTCTCTCAAAGCCATGTCCAAGCAGTTAATAATCTTAGCTCTATGGGAATGTTGAATGATGTAAATTCAAATGATGGTTCACCCTTTGATCTAAATGATTTCCCTCAGCTGAGTAGCCGTCCCAGTTCTTCTGGAGGGCCCCAAGGACAACTGG GTTCGCTTCGTAAACAAGGTATTGGAGTTAGTCCTGTTGTTCAACAAAACCAAGAGTTCAGTATTCAAAATGAAGATTTTCCAGCTTTACCAGGATTTAAAG GTGGTAATGCTGAGTATGCTATGGACCTGCACCAGAAAGAACAACTACATGACAGTACTGTGTCCATGATGCAGTCTCAGCACTTCTCT ATGGGCAGGTCTGGCGGATTCAATTTGGGAGGTGCATATTCATCTCATCGTCCACAGCAGCAACATGCTCCATCAGTCAGTAGCAGTGGTGTTTCCTTCTCTGGTGTAAACAATCAGGATCTTCTCCATCTGCATGGTTCAGATATGTTCCAGTCATCTCATTCAAGCTATCACTCACAG ACTGGTGGACCTCCTGGCATAGGATTAAGACCTGTGAATTCCCCTAATACTGTTTCTGGTATGGCGTCATATGACCAGCTTATTCAACAGTATCAACAACATCAGAATCAAAATCAGTTTCGTCTGCAGATGTCTGGTATAAGCCAGTCCTATAGGGATCAAGGTGTCAAGTCAATGCAGGCTTCACAAGCTGCCACAGATCCATTTGGTTTGCTTGGTTTGTTGAGTGTAATAAAGATGAGTGACCCTGATCTAACATCCCTTGCCCTTGGAATTGATCTGACAACTCTTGGATTGAACTTGAACTCAACAGAAAATCTTCATAAGACCTTTGGGTCCCCATGGTCTGATGAGCCTGCCAAGGGGGAGCCAGAGTTCAATGTGCCGCAATGTTATTATGCCAAACAACCACCACCTCTAAAT CAATCTTATTTTGCAAAATTCCCTGTGGATACATTGTTCTACATTTTTTACAG CATGCCAAAAGACGAAGCCCAGTTATATGCTGCAAATGAACT GTACAACAGAGGTTGGTTCTATCACAGAGAAGTTCATCTGTGGTTTACTAGGGTCTCAAACGTGGAGCCTCTTGTCAagacaaatacatacgagagggGAAGTTACATCTGTTTTGATCCAAACACGTGGGAAACTATTCGCAAG GATAATTTTGTTCTCCATTACGAGATGTTGGAAAAAAGACCAGCCATTCCTCCTCAAGTTCAACATTAA
- the LOC127791450 gene encoding probable NOT transcription complex subunit VIP2 isoform X2, with protein sequence MSGLLNSSLNGSTSNIPESTGRSFATSFSAQSGAASPVFHHTGLHNIHGSFNVPTMPGTLASRNSTINNVPSSGVQQPAGSLSSGRFASNNLPIALSQISHGSSHGHSGVTNRGGMSVVGSPGYSSGTNGVGGSIPGILPTSAAIGNRGAVPGMGVPPILGNAGSRITTSMGNVVGGGNIGRNMSSGGGLSVPGLASRLNLTANSGSGNLSMQGPNRLMSGMLQHVSPQVISMLGNSYPTAAGPLSQSHVQAVNNLSSMGMLNDVNSNDGSPFDLNDFPQLSSRPSSSGGPQGQLGSLRKQGIGVSPVVQQNQEFSIQNEDFPALPGFKGGNAEYAMDLHQKEQLHDSTVSMMQSQHFSMGRSGGFNLGGAYSSHRPQQQHAPSVSSSGVSFSGVNNQDLLHLHGSDMFQSSHSSYHSQTGGPPGIGLRPVNSPNTVSGMASYDQLIQQYQQHQNQNQFRLQMSGISQSYRDQGVKSMQASQAATDPFGLLGLLSVIKMSDPDLTSLALGIDLTTLGLNLNSTENLHKTFGSPWSDEPAKGEPEFNVPQCYYAKQPPPLNQSYFAKFPVDTLFYIFYSMPKDEAQLYAANELYNRGWFYHREVHLWFTRVSNVEPLVKTNTYERGSYICFDPNTWETIRKDNFVLHYEMLEKRPAIPPQVQH encoded by the exons TCATCTCTGAATGGATCGACCTCAAATATTCCAGAGAGTACTGGGAGGTCTTTTGCTACATCTTTCTCTGCTCAATCTGGTGCTGCATCCCCTGTTTTTCATCACACAG GGCTGCACAATATACATGGGAGCTTTAATGTTCCCACCATGCCTGGCACGCTTGCATCTAGAAACTCTACGATAAATAATGTTCCTTCAAGTGGAGTTCAACAACCTGCTGGAAGCCTTTCTAGTGGTCGTTTTGCCTCGAACAATCTCCCTATTGCCCTTTCTCAG ATATCTCATGGCAGCTCACATGGTCATTCAGGGGTGACAAACAGAGGTGGAATGAGTGTTGTTGGAAGCCCTGGGTATAGTAGTGGCACAAATGGAGTTGGTGGTTCTATTCCTGGGATTCTTCCAACCTCTGCTGCAATTGGCAACCGTGGTGCTGTTCCAGGAATGGGAGTACCTCCAATTCTTGGAAATGCAGGATCTCGAATTACAACCTCAATGGGAAACGTAGTCGGTGGGGGCAACATTGGGAGGAACATGAGCTCTGGTGGGGGATTATCTGTGCCTGGTCTTGCTTCTCGCCTAAATCTAACTGCCAACAGTGGTTCAGGGAATTTAAGCATGCAAGGTCCAAATAGATTGATGAGTGGCATGCTTCAACATG TTTCTCCACAGGTGATTTCCATGCTAGGAAATTCTTATCCAACTGCTGCTGGCCCACTCTCTCAAAGCCATGTCCAAGCAGTTAATAATCTTAGCTCTATGGGAATGTTGAATGATGTAAATTCAAATGATGGTTCACCCTTTGATCTAAATGATTTCCCTCAGCTGAGTAGCCGTCCCAGTTCTTCTGGAGGGCCCCAAGGACAACTGG GTTCGCTTCGTAAACAAGGTATTGGAGTTAGTCCTGTTGTTCAACAAAACCAAGAGTTCAGTATTCAAAATGAAGATTTTCCAGCTTTACCAGGATTTAAAG GTGGTAATGCTGAGTATGCTATGGACCTGCACCAGAAAGAACAACTACATGACAGTACTGTGTCCATGATGCAGTCTCAGCACTTCTCT ATGGGCAGGTCTGGCGGATTCAATTTGGGAGGTGCATATTCATCTCATCGTCCACAGCAGCAACATGCTCCATCAGTCAGTAGCAGTGGTGTTTCCTTCTCTGGTGTAAACAATCAGGATCTTCTCCATCTGCATGGTTCAGATATGTTCCAGTCATCTCATTCAAGCTATCACTCACAG ACTGGTGGACCTCCTGGCATAGGATTAAGACCTGTGAATTCCCCTAATACTGTTTCTGGTATGGCGTCATATGACCAGCTTATTCAACAGTATCAACAACATCAGAATCAAAATCAGTTTCGTCTGCAGATGTCTGGTATAAGCCAGTCCTATAGGGATCAAGGTGTCAAGTCAATGCAGGCTTCACAAGCTGCCACAGATCCATTTGGTTTGCTTGGTTTGTTGAGTGTAATAAAGATGAGTGACCCTGATCTAACATCCCTTGCCCTTGGAATTGATCTGACAACTCTTGGATTGAACTTGAACTCAACAGAAAATCTTCATAAGACCTTTGGGTCCCCATGGTCTGATGAGCCTGCCAAGGGGGAGCCAGAGTTCAATGTGCCGCAATGTTATTATGCCAAACAACCACCACCTCTAAAT CAATCTTATTTTGCAAAATTCCCTGTGGATACATTGTTCTACATTTTTTACAG CATGCCAAAAGACGAAGCCCAGTTATATGCTGCAAATGAACT GTACAACAGAGGTTGGTTCTATCACAGAGAAGTTCATCTGTGGTTTACTAGGGTCTCAAACGTGGAGCCTCTTGTCAagacaaatacatacgagagggGAAGTTACATCTGTTTTGATCCAAACACGTGGGAAACTATTCGCAAG GATAATTTTGTTCTCCATTACGAGATGTTGGAAAAAAGACCAGCCATTCCTCCTCAAGTTCAACATTAA
- the LOC127791444 gene encoding probable LRR receptor-like serine/threonine-protein kinase At1g05700, with amino-acid sequence MEHWEILLLMVLLVVKAQSQGTWLSIDCGSPISYPDPEGVFWRADEGFIKTGENREVNVISTLDVLNSLRVFRQQNKNCYTLPTGDTTRHVIRASFHYGNYDLLAKPPAFDIEIDGNKWITVVSSLEGPVYYEVIYPSERDNISVCLARTRADEFPFISSLEVWPLPSNLYYGMNRDLAWLKSSRLNYGAQPQDKILGIYGGDKYNRIWEPSIPDDLNPVSADTIVYYSIVNESPPLLAMFDAVEATNRTNSISLTFQIAKPNSQNYIEAYFTEMRQLEADEKRSFRVYVNNKSLITSPEYQNITGIWALALASGALTFELHPTADSTLPPIISAIEVYTASDPLVRSGTSQDDLDGLAVLISTFEQLGGWSGEPCLPSDTVWQWLGCNGSDPPRVTSLYLSGYGLQGALPEFSQMQSLDTIDLSNNSLTGTIPEFLGNLPNLRRLNLAHNDFSGDVPHSITSNKKIKYSIHGNPSLHQKKGRKTAMLIGLAVGIPLAVILIVAVLVYLLHQKAPKPNQEQATAPAQPEDKNDEEKQGEHANLEPEDISAATSPETVNRPTYPNLHCNIVPFEYDLTESALPDMDVEELEELVRLQVDGVPASANQHNGPNHDQENIPGTMDAGSSDHRSEENMPPGTHGGTPNEFSGLPDMDMEELDKLLMEGGVRFQDNCQMIRLAQLD; translated from the exons GTACATGGCTGAGCATAGACTGCGGATCACCAATAAGCTATCCAGATCCCGAAGGAGTCTTCTGGCGAGCAGACGAGGGATTCATCAAAACCGGCGAAAACAGAGAGGTTAACGTGATTAGCACCCTGGATGTTCTGAACTCTCTGAGAGTCTTCAGGCAGCAGAATAAGAACTGCTACACATTGCCAACAGGAGACACAACAAGACATGTCATCCGGGCTAGTTTTCACTACGGCAACTATGACTTGCTCGCCAAGCCACCAGCTTTCGACATAGAGATTGATGGGAATAAATGGATCACGGTGGTGAGCTCCCTCGAAGGACCTGTCTATTATGAAGTCATCTACCCGAGCGAGCGCGATAATATCAGCGTGTGCCTGGCTCGAACGAGGGCTGATGAGTtccccttcatttcttctttggaAGTGTGGCCGCTGCCCAGCAATCTGTATTATGGCATGAACAGAGACCTGGCCTGGCTCAAGAGCTCCCGGTTAAACTATGGAGCACAACCACAAGACAAAATCCTGGG GATATATGGGGGTGACAAATACAACAGAATATGGGAACCATCAATTCCTGATGATTTGAACCCAGTTTCAGCTGATACCATTGTCTACTACTCTATAGTCAACGAGTCTCCTCCTCTTTTAGCCATGTTTGATGCGGTAGAAGCTACAAACCGTACGAATTCGATTAGCCTGACTTTCCAGATTGCAAAACCAAACAGTCAAAATTACATCGAAGCTTACTTTACTGAAATGAGACAACTGGAGGCAGATGAGAAGAGATCATTCCGAGTTTATGTCAACAATAAGTCCTTGATCACAAGTCCAGAGTACCAAAACATTACTGGAATATGGGCTCTTGCACTGGCATCCGGGGCATTAACCTTCGAGCTCCATCCAACGGCCGACTCGACTCTGCCCCCCATCATCAGTGCCATCGAAGTTTACACAGCCAGTGATCCTCTTGTCCGGTCAGGGACATCACAGGATGACT TGGATGGACTAGCGGTGTTGATAAGCACGTTCGAGCAGCTAGGAGGGTGGAGCGGCGAGCCATGTCTCCCTAGTGACACTGTGTGGCAATGGTTGGGCTGCAATGGCAGTGATCCTCCTAGAGTAACTTCACT ATATCTCTCAGGGTATGGTTTGCAAGGTGCTCTCCCAGAATTCAGTCAAATGCAATCTCTTGACACCAT tGATCTAAGCAACAATAGCCTCACTGGAACAATCCCAGAGTTTCTGGGTAACCTTCCAAATCTCCGGCGACT TAATCTTGCACACAATGACTTCTCTGGAGATGTTCCTCATAGCATAACCAGCAACAAGAAAATCAAATACAG TATACATGGAAACCCAAGTCTGCATCAGAAGAAAGGTAGAAAGACAGCAATGCTGATTGGATTGGCTGTTGGAATACCTCTCGCAGTAATACTGATAGTTGCAGTTCTGGTTTATCTACTACACCAAAAAGCCCCAAAACCCAACCAAGAACAAGCAACAGCACCAGCTCAACCCGAAGATAAAAACGATGAGGAGAAGCAAGGGGAGCATGCTAACTTGGAGCCTGAGGATATTTCAGCAGCTACGAGCCCTGAAACTGTGAATCGCCCAACATACCCCAATCTTCATTGCAATATAGTCCCATTTGAATATGATTTAACAGAGTCTGCTCTGCCAGACATGGATGTGGAAGAGCTTGAAGAGCTAGTTCGGCTCCAAGTGGACGGTGTTCCAGCAAGTGCCAATCAGCATAATGGGCCAAACCATGATCAAGAAAATATCCCAGGGACCATGGATGCTGGAAGTTCAGATCATCGATCTGAGGAAAACATGCCACCAGGCACACATGGTGGAACCCCTAATGAATTTTCAGGACTACCCGACATGGACATGGAAGAACTCGACAAGCTGCTAATGGAGGGGGGGGTGCGATTTCAGGACAACTGCCAGATGATAAGGTTAGCACAGCTTGATTGA